Proteins co-encoded in one Neofelis nebulosa isolate mNeoNeb1 chromosome 2, mNeoNeb1.pri, whole genome shotgun sequence genomic window:
- the LOC131504809 gene encoding SIN3-HDAC complex-associated factor-like, whose product MFGFHKPKMYRSIEGCCICRAKSSSSRFTDSKRYEKDFQSCFGLHETGSGDICNACVLLVKRWTKLPAGSKKNWNHVVDARAGPSLKTTLKPKKVKTLPGNMIKSNQISKLQKEFKRHNSDAHSTTSSASPAQSPCYSNQSDNGSDTEMASGSNRTPVFSFLDLTYWKRQKIRCGIIYKGRFGEVLIDTHLFKPCCNNKKAAAEKLEEQGPEPLPISTQEW is encoded by the coding sequence ATGTTTGGTTTTCACAAGCCAAAGATGTACCGAAGTATAGAGGGCTGCTGTATTTGCAGAGCTAAGTCCTCCAGTTCTCGATTCACTGACAGTAAACGCTATGAAAAGGACTTCCAGAGCTGTTTTGGGTTGCATGAGACTGGTTCAGGAGACATCTGTAATGCCTGTGTCCTGCTTGTGAAAAGATGGACGAAATTGCCAGCAGGATCAAAAAAAAACTGGAATCATGTGGTAGATGCAAGGGCAGGACCCAGTCTGAAGACAACATTGaaaccaaagaaagtgaaaactttACCTGGAAACATGATAAAAAGCAACCAAATCAGTAAACTACAGAAGGAATTCAAACGTCACAATTCTGATGCTCACAGTACCACCTCAAGTGCCTCCCCAGCTCAGTCTCCTTGTTATAGTAACCAGTCAGATAATGGCTCAGATACAGAGATGGCTTCTGGCTCTAACAGAACgccagttttttcctttttagatctCACAtactggaaaagacagaaaatacgtTGTGGGATTATCTATAAAGGCCGTTTTGGAGAAGTTCTCATTGACACACATCTATTCAAGCCTTGCTGCAACAATAAGAAAGCAGCTGCTGAGAAGCTGGAGGAGCAGGGGCCAGAGCCTCTGCCCATCTCCACTCAGGAGTGGTGA